The genomic segment ACGGGCAGATTTCTTCGCCTATGAGGATGGGCGCTTTGTTGTCAGTGTACCAAGCGGCTTTGCCCGCGATTGGATTGAGCGTCATCTTCAGCCTTCCATTGCCCAAACGCTAGGCAAACTCCTTCGCCAGCCGATTGATTTTCAGGTGATCGTCTACGATCCCGCCGCCGAGAACACCGATTCAGACGAAACGTTCCCCCTTTTCCACTATGCGCAGCGCCTAGCCGAGCCGCAGGGAGAAAACCGAGGGGAGGCGATTCATCCCGACTATACTTTTGAACGATTCGTCAGTGGGAGCAGCAACCATTACGCCTATCTTCTGGCACAAGCCGCCGCCGAGGGGACGCTCAATGGGCAGGGGTCTATTCTTTTGCAAGGGGCAATGGGTGTTGGCAAGACTCACCTTTTGCAAGCGATCACCCATCGGGCAGTGGCGCGGGGATTGCAAGTGGTTTACCTCTCAGCCGAGGCGTTCACCTCAGAACTTATCGGGGCGATTCGCTCAAACGGGTCGGGTGGGGCTGCCTTCCGCGAGAAATTTCGCACGGCAGATATGGTGCTGATTGATGATCTGCAATTTGTCGAAGCGAAAGACAGCACCCAAAGCGAACTTGTCGCCATTTGGGATGTGCTGCGCAACCGAGGCAAGACGATGATCTTTGCCGCAGACCGCCTCCCCTGTGATATGGCGAAACTCAGCCGCGATGCCCGCAGTCGCTTTCAATCTGGACCGATTGCCGCCTTAGAACTGCCCGATTATGCCCTAAGAGAGGCAATTATCGCCGCAAAGAGCGCCGAACGAACCGTAAATCTCCCCTCGGCAGTAGCGGCGATCCTCGCTGAACGCCTTACGGGAAGCGTCCGCGACCTGAACAGCGCTGTTGATCAACTGGCAACCTTCAGCACGCTGACCAAGCAAGCGGTGGGGATGGCGGATGCTGAGCGGGTTCTACGGGTGCTAGGGGTTGGTACAAGCGACGAGGTAGGTCTTTCCCACAGGGGGGAAACGCCCACCTTGACGGCGATTTTGAACGCCACTGCCGATCATTTCCATCTCTCCCTAAGTGATCTTGCCAGCCGGACGCGGACGAAGCACATTGCCTTAGCGCGGCAGATCGCCATGTACCTTGCCCGTGAGGACGGGGGCATTTCCCTTCCAGAAATTGGCGAGGCGCTCGGTGGGCGGGATCACAGCACGGTGGTGCATGGCTGCACTCGTGCGGCTGAATTGGTAGCGAGGGATGCTGCCTTTGCCCGCGATATTGCCGATGTTCGGGCGCGGTATGGGCGCCTCACGGCGACCCAAGAGCCTGTCCCTGTACGGGTGAAAGAGCGTTGGCGACGCTAGAAGAACGCCTATTGCAGTACCCTCACTGGTTGGACGGCAAC from the Anaerolineales bacterium genome contains:
- the dnaA gene encoding chromosomal replication initiator protein DnaA, coding for MNAKDAWLATLGQLQIQLSRATYDTWLRRADFFAYEDGRFVVSVPSGFARDWIERHLQPSIAQTLGKLLRQPIDFQVIVYDPAAENTDSDETFPLFHYAQRLAEPQGENRGEAIHPDYTFERFVSGSSNHYAYLLAQAAAEGTLNGQGSILLQGAMGVGKTHLLQAITHRAVARGLQVVYLSAEAFTSELIGAIRSNGSGGAAFREKFRTADMVLIDDLQFVEAKDSTQSELVAIWDVLRNRGKTMIFAADRLPCDMAKLSRDARSRFQSGPIAALELPDYALREAIIAAKSAERTVNLPSAVAAILAERLTGSVRDLNSAVDQLATFSTLTKQAVGMADAERVLRVLGVGTSDEVGLSHRGETPTLTAILNATADHFHLSLSDLASRTRTKHIALARQIAMYLAREDGGISLPEIGEALGGRDHSTVVHGCTRAAELVARDAAFARDIADVRARYGRLTATQEPVPVRVKERWRR